One stretch of Arcobacter sp. F155 DNA includes these proteins:
- a CDS encoding response regulator transcription factor, translated as MKILLLEDDILLNEIIEEYLISLKYNVVTTYDGQEALERIYEESFQFLILDVNVPSLTGLDLLKILKQNKIDIPTIFITSLHTARDVEIGFDAGADDYLKKPFQLSELKARLNNIKRLRNIDSMGTIKINKDIEYNYDSKLLKVNEKTYTLPKIESKILEFFIKNKNKIVSIEEISLNNWVYDEIPTAATIRTYIKNLRKMLGKECITTIKGIGYKLNDNF; from the coding sequence ATGAAAATACTTTTACTTGAAGATGATATTCTACTAAATGAGATAATAGAAGAGTATTTGATTTCTCTAAAATACAATGTTGTTACTACATATGATGGACAGGAAGCTTTAGAACGTATTTATGAAGAGTCTTTTCAGTTTCTTATTTTAGATGTAAATGTTCCTTCTTTGACAGGATTGGATTTATTAAAAATACTAAAACAAAATAAAATTGATATTCCTACTATTTTTATAACATCATTACATACTGCACGAGATGTTGAAATTGGATTTGATGCAGGAGCAGATGATTATTTAAAAAAACCATTTCAACTAAGTGAATTAAAAGCACGTCTAAACAATATAAAAAGACTAAGAAATATTGATTCAATGGGAACTATAAAAATAAATAAAGATATTGAGTATAACTATGATTCTAAACTACTTAAAGTTAATGAAAAAACATACACTCTTCCAAAGATTGAATCAAAAATTTTAGAATTTTTTATAAAAAATAAAAACAAAATTGTATCAATTGAAGAAATTTCATTAAATAACTGGGTTTATGATGAAATACCAACAGCAGCAACTATTAGAACTTATATTAAAAATTTACGAAAAATGTTAGGAAAAGAGTGTATTACTACTATAAAAGGAATAGGCTATAAACTAAATGATAATTTTTAA
- the era gene encoding GTPase Era, producing the protein MTKCGYVSVVGRPNAGKSSLLNWLVGEKIAMVSHKANATRKRSNIIVMHEDDQIVFVDTPGIHETEKLLNQFMLDEALKAIGDCDLILFLAPVTDKLTHYENFLEKNKKNTKHILLLTKIDNVSNNEVLEKMKEYEQYADKYEAVIPVSIKKQTRHEDILDVVTKHLPEHPYLFDPEIMTTEHLRDIFKEFIRESIFDNISDEIPYETDVIVNRVEEKKDIDVVKATIIVQKSTQKGMIIGKGASAIKRIGKDARIKIEKLTGRKCYLELFVSIRKGWTKDKKGLKELGYDVTF; encoded by the coding sequence ATGACTAAATGTGGTTATGTATCTGTAGTTGGTAGACCAAATGCAGGAAAAAGTTCACTTTTAAACTGGCTTGTAGGTGAAAAAATTGCAATGGTTTCACACAAAGCTAATGCAACAAGAAAAAGATCAAATATAATCGTAATGCACGAAGATGACCAAATTGTATTTGTTGATACTCCAGGTATCCACGAAACAGAAAAACTTTTAAACCAATTCATGTTAGATGAAGCATTAAAAGCAATTGGTGATTGTGATTTAATTCTATTTTTAGCTCCAGTTACAGATAAACTTACTCACTACGAAAACTTTTTAGAGAAAAATAAAAAGAACACAAAGCATATTTTACTTTTAACAAAAATTGATAATGTTTCAAATAATGAAGTATTAGAAAAGATGAAAGAGTACGAACAATATGCTGATAAATATGAAGCAGTAATTCCAGTTTCAATTAAAAAGCAAACAAGACATGAAGATATTTTAGATGTTGTTACAAAACATTTACCAGAACATCCTTACCTTTTTGACCCAGAAATTATGACAACTGAACACTTAAGAGATATCTTTAAAGAGTTTATTCGAGAATCAATTTTTGATAATATCTCAGATGAAATCCCTTATGAAACAGATGTTATTGTAAATAGAGTTGAAGAGAAAAAAGATATTGATGTAGTAAAAGCTACGATTATTGTTCAAAAATCAACTCAAAAGGGAATGATTATTGGTAAAGGCGCAAGTGCTATTAAAAGAATAGGTAAAGATGCAAGAATCAAAATCGAAAAACTTACTGGAAGAAAGTGTTATTTAGAGCTATTTGTTTCTATTAGAAAAGGATGGACTAAAGACAAAAAAGGTCTTAAAGAGTTAGGGTACGACGTAACTTTTTAA